The sequence TTTGTACTCAAGGAAGTGAAGATTCTAGTTTCTATCGCCCTAATCAATCTTTACACTCCAATTGTTCCACATCATTTAAGCTTTTTAATCCGTCATAAGATATTTATCGCTTATGTTTTCTCCAAAAAGAGAAAAGAAACTGAAATAACGCATTAGTGCATACAGTGCACAAGACttttgatttgataattttgaatagtgattttttggaaaagagACTTATAActgtgttttatatttttagattcCAAGCTCCACTTATACCAACTCGGCAAATTCCAGTATATGGTCTCCAGCGTCTATAGATTCGTTTTCTTTAGATCAACATAGATGGTGTACGTCTACGCAACCTTCAGTATTAAGTAGTACCAATTCGTCAACTAACTGTTATAATAATTACTCGTACTATTCTAATATGGAATATTTAAGTTCAACACCGATGAATCATTCACAATTTGTAGTAAGTATAACATTGAAATCGATCAATCTAAATTTTGGGTACAGATCAATGGTGGATTTACACCATAAAAGGCTTGAACCACACAGTAACCCTTTACTCCATCCTCTCTTAGAACCCCCAGCTGATAGAAGACTCCAAAGGTACTGTGCAGAAATATTTCTGCGCCAATTTGGAAATGTGGATAAACTACGTGGTGTTTCTTGTCGTATCACTGAATCGTTTCCGTTGATATATCGGACCATTCATAGAAGATTTAAGACACTCTTAATAATTATGACGTTGTTAACATACGACAGACATCTTAATAATTAGGAAATAGATTCAAAAGTCATCAAATAActttaatgaaactggatgttGATTTTAGTATTTGATGCTGAAGTAAACTGTCACCATATAcgtgaacaatatttataaaagttttgttacttttttacATCGCCTTCTAGTTTTACTTTTACGCCATTGCTTGTAAGGAACTCCAACATACTCATGTACAAGCTTTCTTCTTTTCAAGAAATCTTTATGTCCtccttttatccattttttccacTATTTGCTACTTCATTCATCTGCTCGATTGTTTTTCCTTGTCTTCCTAATATTACTTGTTGTTGGTTGTTCTTCATTGTCTTATATCTTTTTGCTTGTGTCACTTTTCTTATTAAACTTTGTGGCGTTTCTCTCTTTATGTGTCCTTACCAGTTATTCAGTTTTCAGTTTGAGCTTTTCTACAATTAATTCATTTCTTATATACCCATCGTCGTTTTTCCTGCTATTTTCCTTAGTCGTTCCATCTCTTCTGAAACTATTCTGTTCAGTGTCTTTTTGTTCATTACCCAAACTATTAACGTGTGTACAGTTATCGAGTTGTATACTCTTATTAAGAGTCTCCTAGATAGTTAAAAGTGGTTGCTTTATGAtaccttcttttttttattcactactACCCCTTTGCTTTTCTTGATATTTACTTCCATTCTCAGGTGTCTTTGTCtaccttttttcaattttcttgaacGTATCTGCTACGCTTTGTgcgaaatatataaaattaatatttttcttttgatttataGGATAATAGTTTGGAAAACAGTTGGTCCAAATCTCGGGACGAAGCGTCGTGGTTATACAACAGTACCTGGGACCGAAAATGAAATATCATCAAGGTCAAAAAACTTGgcaaatatttctgaaaaaacccAAATACTCATCTTCTATCATTTTACAATTatagaaatagatatttttattttagaataacgaGATCGATCGATAGATAATGATTCGTTTTTAATTACTTCTATCTATCAGTGAAAAATTAGCTAAACTATAGCTACTTTCCATTTACATCTCAACTCACTCAGTTCCTTTTCAGTCTCACAAGTGAGACTTAACTGAGTTATTACTAGCACAAGCTTAAGACCTTTTGCTTCAATGAGTTTTGTGGGCCGAGATTGAAAGTGAGGTTAAGGACAACACGTTGTCTTGTCATCAAAATAAGCAAGTtcacaatattaaattattgctctcttctgtattgagtcgagcagcTTCAGGTCATGCTTGAGAACCGACCAAATCCCGAGCCTCatttgtaaaaacagcagcctGGATTCCTGGGTATTACCACCccattccagaatgttttcaaggtCTGTATTGATGGTAGTGATTTCTTATACTTAACAAATTATTATCTGCCGATTGATCTACAAATAATACTCTTAAGTAACGATTTTTAAGTACCTAAAAGTTTAAATGTGCAATGGGAAAATATCCatatcaaaaaaaaaggttCTCTACTGTATATACGTCTAAAAACTCTAATTTTCTGaccaatacaataattttatcgaatttaAATTTTAGGACGTAAAGGCTCTATAATATACTAGTCAAATTTTATGtgccaataaaaaaaaaaatgaaaaccaacgaaaatatctttaaataattttgtacagAGTTATGTATAAAGTTTAGAATAAATGTAAATCGAAGATACACGATTCGTTTATTTAATTTCCTTAATTCCCAAACTCTTTTATTGAACTTTACTTCaaggtgtttaaaaaaaatttaggttAGGATtgtatttcacaaaattcaattgGTGAAAGAATCGTAGCCTCAGGAACAGTTTGACTTAGTAAACCAGATGATTGAACGCTatccaatatttataattttcggATGAAGCTCATTTGCATCTTAATGGACACGTCAATAAGCCGCTATTGGAGTACAACCAATCCAAAACATAAACATTGATAACCCCTACATACGCCTAAATTGAGAGCATGAGCTGCGATACTTTTTTGGAGATGAAAGTTACAGTGAATTTAGATGTAAGACGTGCCTGAACTGCAGAGGTTTGATGGTTATAACCAAAGAATATGGTTCCATGGTTGCCGTGAGCGAAATTTTTCCCGGCAAATTGATCTTTTGGAAAGGTGATATAAGTTGACTTCCGCGCATTTCCGATTTAACACCTATAGACTTTTGTCTGTGAGGTTAtgacaaatttgaaatttgaactttttttggATTCATCGCATTTGCCGTAAAACGTTTTAACATACAGTGGATAATATTAGACgctattttttgttataatgtaataatttatttagaatgaCAGTTTTTTCTGCAAACTAATGTACTCGATTccttttaatattaaaaacatttttttttcaatttacattGTATAAAAGATATTCTACAAGTTCCCTTCGTTGTTTcctatcaaaattttcaacaatttccaaAGCTTCTTCCGGGTTTTGGTCATCTCTTCTGAAAATTTCACTCATTTTAACAAGATCCGGTACAAATGTTGTACAAGTAAGTTCTTTAATCGGGAGATCGTAATAGAtgataacctaaaaatataaacaaattatttagaCAATGAATACTTGCAACGGTGGATTAATCACAAGGCTGAGTAGGCTGTTCTCTTCTCAGAAGAAACCTGACTGTGCTTGCATAGTAGCGATAGAAGAGAACGAGCCTACAcaagacctggagaaagattcaCGTAGTGACGAATGaaagaaaacgtggcttttggATTATGTTGCTGGATGATTTGGGCGGGCATTCAAGTCACACTCCAGTTTttgattcaataaaacctcggaatgtattcgAAATCGTCCTCTAACTATCTTCACTCCAGTGtttaaatcaatataattttgtggtaatttcattctttatattcactggtatgttttttttttgcttttttttattgtgcacacaaaaattccttttgttttaattaaattttgtatctCGTCCcttcttcaataatttccatctgtgttcccggtaccttcatcattttattttttttcgtgcagttctacagctgccaggttgggagTTTCAACCACCAGACTACAAATCCAACTCATTCCAAAAATTGGGAATCGAGAAAACTTAGTCCAGATTTCGAGGAATAACGTCACATCTCTCGTTTTGTAGTAAAAGTAACGAGTTTTCCGGAAAACTCTGTTCTATTATTATTTGTGACAGTTTTCCGGGTGAATTTAATTTCGGATAAAGaaattgttttcgaaaaaaaaacacatttatcTATGGTTTTTCAGCTCAGATTCATGTGGTGTCGGTGTCAGAGGGTGTAATTTCAAAACAAGCATCCAGGTTACGGTTTTGCAATGGTAGAAGCAAGAGAGTTGAAAATTGAAACCaggttaaagaaaatttgatttgattttatcgAAACGTGgtggtatttttcattttttcgagATGTACTTacagtatttttgaaatttacataaaCAAAGCAAGTAACATCGGGCGCATTTAGATTAATATTATAGTATCCGCTATGGAAAGCTTGAACAGCTTCACCTAAATGAAACCTAACGGAATTTTTCGCTTGGTCTAGAATGTACGTTTCACCGTCCCAAGAACAAGCAACTATATCATCCGATCCATTTCCTGTTACGTCTAATTTTGTTAAAGCGAAAAGTTGATGGTCCACTGCTATCGCCCTTAAAAAAAATCTCACTAGATCTGGTAACGAAGTAAATCCCTTCAATCTTACCATAGAATTACTTCATCTTGAACCAGCATAATGGTGCCATCGAGAGTTGCTAAAGCGTAAGGTTTTCCTTTGGCAGTAGAACCTTCCTGGGATGCCTCAAAATTTTCGACATTATTATACTGGGAACATTGAAGATCTCCCAGAATTTCAgtagatatattttgatttcGCATCCGAGATATTCCAAGAAATTGATAATCAATGGAACTAGAAATATTTTCGGTAGTAGAACTGCTAAAAATTGAAACAGAATATATAACAACCCTTAAGTAGTTGAGACAATACCAAAAATAAACCGGAAGGGATTATCTGCCTTTTGGAGTGGTTAaagtgtataaaaaattcttacgATTCCtggaaaatgagtttttctttGCAGCAATTTCGTTATCAAACTGTTTTGGCAGGAGGGTTGCCAATAAAACATAATTGAATCGAAATGATCAGAAAAATATGTTGGCGAAACGTCTCCTGGGGTGTAACTGGACCTCAGAAAATTTTGCGAGAAATATTAACCCTGAGTCCGTGATTTTTCGATTCTTGGCtttctatattttgaaaaatcacgGACTCGGGGAGGAACAGTCCCGCCAACATTTTTTTCTGGtaagtttgaataaaattttgattggtTTAGTTCGAAGAAATCGGAAAAGCACAGAAAATCGATGATTTTCTTTGCTTTTGCATATATTTCAACCAGTAAAGCATTTTTCCCGTCAAAAAGAATTTGTTAATCAAATCTATGATCAAATATCGTTCTATGAacagaaatcaaaaaatttttttggaaaatttgattttcccAATAAAAACTCAATGAGAACTCTAGGAGTTTTCCACGAATCGTGAGTACTTTCTATACTCTTTGAGTATACAAAATCGCGGAAGAAACTTCGGTCTAAAAGtgtaaaaaggaaaaaaatgcaGTAAAGTAAGACTAAAGaaccacaaaaaaatcaacttgaAATGTGTTGTTGAGaaaaaagacaaagaaaatATGGGGATATGGGGAAACAATCCAAAACATGCcatgtcaaaaaaattgatacgcagatgaaaaatagaaaacaagaaaagagataaaatataaattatattgtatGTTTCTTGTTGAACCAGGGATTCAATTGCGATTTCTAAGGAAATTAATAAatcttgaaatgaaaatatcgcTGTAGAGAGTGGGCTATATCGTTATTTTGAAAGATTAAATACATTGACCtaattgaaaactgaaaaaacgtTTTAAACTTTTGCAAATGTAAAATTAGTTTACCTGCTCGAATTACTACGAATTGAACTTTCCAAACATTCTTCTGCTGTTATATCATCGAACTGACATTTGATTCTCATGAAAGTTCCTCCTGGTTGAGCAATTAGTATTGATGGTGTTCCATCTAACGCATGGTGTAAAGTTATGGACCCTATTTGATTGGCGCACTCCCATTTATTCACCGCCACAAATTTTCCTTAGAGAATATAtcaatgagaaaataaataatgatgagttgtatagaaattttttgtatctcaAACATCTCCTTCTACTAGGGAGAGAAACTCTCCTTAGTGGTTACTGAAGGAAAAAGAATCGAATTACTTTTTAGACAATTCAAGTTATAGTTGTCAACATCACCGCAAATCCGCTGGTTAAGTGTTGAGCTGGGAGCAATATGTCCAATTATGAATTAGCTGTGGCAGCTTCAGAAAATCTTGGAGCTCTTTTTGAGACCCAAAAGCTACAGACTACGCTTCTAATCTTTCTACAAGGCTTAGATTCGACTTCGACTTATAGGCTATCCAGaattgaccagaaacttggagaGCTTAGaccatagaagaaaggtcgctgatCTGATTTTGTTTCACTGATACTACCACAGCAGATGCTCTGAGCTATCCAATATAATTCAATCTAGAATGGAagctacaacctacagaagttcaagatcaatatcgaCAGGCATCACTACATGGCAAGCacctttcacaaaaaaaattatcattacaacatgtttatattgaaaagtCAGAAAAGAGAAGAGGAATATAATATAGAGAAGACAAAAAGTTCATagataacaaagaaaaaaaaacaataatagagatctaagaagaagaagaaggaagacaaaaaaggaaaaatgacAAAAAGGAATCTACTAGATGCAACAAATGGAAAACGGTAAAGATCAAAAGAAAAGAATAAGAACAATGGTAGAAGCAGAAAGActtataaatgaagaaaaaaggaagcgagaaaatacaaaaaagtaaacaaaaacgGCAAATGACGAAACACAGTAAAATATGAAACGATAGATAACAACAAAGATCCAAGGAGCAGTATAATGacaaaatgtgaaatatgaaaTGTGAAATACACAAAGAAATAACGAAGACATACTATAATAGAAGACACATAAAATGGAAGAAAACTGATgagagataaaaagaaaaactacaacATTCAATAGAAAGCATTGGAAAACGACAAATATAATgaaagaaattgttaaaaaatttattaaagaaacaACAAAAGACGAAAACGTTCATAGATGatcaaaaagaagaaataaacatgACAAAGAATAACGAAGAAAGataaaacgaacaaaaaattgatggatgACGATAAAATAGAATCAACTGAtgacaaaaataatatgaatttacaAAGGATAGAAAGATAAAGAAGTTAACATTGGAAAAGACAAATATgatgttgaaaattgataaaaaatttattaaaaaataacaatagaCGAAAACGTTCATTGATAATTAAAcagaaacaaatatatattaaaaaggaTAACGAAGAAAGACAAAACGAGCAAAAAATGAAGGATGACAATAAAATAGAATCAAGTGATgccaaaaataatatgaaactaCAAAGGATAGAAAGATAAAGAAGTCAACATTAGAAAACGACATTATATATAAGACACTCTCTATCATATCAGTCAAAGTTAACAAAGTTTTTATCCACCAATCGGTGGGTTGTTTAAAGTTCAAAAGGTTATAATAGAGCCCTAAGCTCAATGACAATATTCTGCACCTAATCAGCTACCACTACCCCAACAAACCAAGAATCAATACCTACAAAAAGATATTAAACTTTTCAAATTCATATGTCATACCAGATCCAGATTTTCATCGGCTTGCACCAGTCGAAGAaagattaatatatttttattattactttttccaaattaacaaaaaatctagttcgtttatcaaaattatccccttttattgtgatatatttttagttgttcaacttttttattCCATCTTTCTTCtggaaaaataaatcatattagGTTGAATAGACAGATCTGGTCTATAAAGTGGCTGGAATATTAATTATGATGTTCAcgttttgactgttttttaaaattgtgaGGATCGCAGAAAACGAAGACAATCAAATCgaactaattaaattttttatataactggCAGTCCAGAGTACATAGAACCATATACAAAAGATGAAATTACTTGATTAACTATTAAAATAACATACCTAATATTTTATGAGAAGGATCGAATTGACCAGATATTCCACTTATATTCAATGGagacaaattttgatttgagatCCATTTGTAAGATCTAACAACGCGATCAGTGAGTCCTAGCACCATCTCCACATTACCATCACCATCAATATCTCCAATTACTATATCCTGTAATAAGAGTTTATTAAGCTACTGTGTCATTTTGGGAGGTAGTCCAGTGCTGGTCcctttctcttttttatttaaataaaaacgcCACAAGAGATGAATGTAAAAAAGCGAAAACTAAACGATTTGTCgtgtttgttttttgaaaaagcgAAAAGCCCAAAACTACAAATGTATATTagtattgttacgaacaagttcatAAAATGGTTCCCTAGTCCAGCTCTCTCCAGCTACTACGGAATTTTAacaattcggcgaattcgcgcggcgcttttcgcacattttttataaatggcggatctcgtttgatttttatttgtatataattttttttaatatcaggctgtttatttacattatttcttctgtttctttttgttctagagctttgtagaattttatttaggtatataaatgatttgtgtgaACGCAGTTagtaagttttaaataaattgttattaattagAATAGAAATGAGCTAGTAAATGAATATAGCgatttctatttaattattttttttttcgtagttttaAAGATTCCAAATCCTATTTTGTTGAACATCTTCTATGTAATTTCTTTGAGTGACTGAAACAATATGTCCGTTTTCCTAATTTCCACTCAGTTACCGGATCCGCATTGAATTTTTAGCTACTAACTCAGCTATAACGACTGACACCATTAGAAAGATTAATTTCTTACCAATCAAAACCATATACTCATATATCGGGGAAACTCCGATGTTATTTGTAGCCAAAAAATTTATCTATGGTTCCCATAACAACCCACGTTAAAGAAGAATTCTTCTCAGATTTCTTTAGATTTCGATCGATACAGTGTTTATATCTCTTATcaatcacaaataaaaaaaaacataatatgaaGCTATAAGTACTATAACCTTTGTATTCGCAGGAATCCTTTGTTCATGGATACAAATAAGTTCAGCCTTCACCTTTTTATAGGCCGGTGATGGAGTAGAAGACACATCAACATTTCTAAAAGCTTCAGTACCCTCAGATACAGATAAAGACTGAAGTGGACCATCGACCTAAAGGATAATCATGGTGTTTATTTCAAGTCTATAGGATTagtattaacaaaattacgaaGTTTATAAGTACAGTAAACTCCCGGTTAACCGAGCCTGtcattcaaaaataacaaacataaatatGGCTGTTGCTAGGTCGAGCTGTCATGTCGAGGGAGGGGGAAGATGACACATTCTAGACTCAGTTCGCTCTGAACCCAGTTGGTGTTAGTCGCATTGGCGCTAATTGTGGTTATATTGGTGTGTTTATGTTTGCATACTTTTTCCACAGAAATTCTTATGCGCATGCGTCAATCATAACTTTTCACACATAGATAGATCTTGATGAcatctatcgaacaaagttatccatggttcgatatctgttgGCCTTCCTGAGACAATGGCCACTGCCGATATTTCCGGAAGTAAATGTTGTTAAGAGTTGTTATTAAACTATTGGACAATAGTGAATCTATCAAAAAGGTGGCTGCTGATTTGGGGAAGTCACTGTTGGCGATTGGAGACGAAAACGtgaagaaatcgaaaaatatgTCAACAGAAgtttggatatattttataccgCTCGATATGCGTTCC comes from Diorhabda carinulata isolate Delta chromosome 8, icDioCari1.1, whole genome shotgun sequence and encodes:
- the LOC130897166 gene encoding KICSTOR complex protein ITFG2-like isoform X4 is translated as MRAVTFIKRIEFEFTGNIARKALTLGDIDNDGYNELIVGNQNGVVSIFKGEEKIQTISKLNFISCVAVGDIMNQNQNVLIIITADGWCYLYAYPETSSNNTDQAVEEDIVIGDIDGDGNVEMVLGLTDRVVRSYKWISNQNLSPLNISGISGQFDPSHKILGKFVAVNKWECANQIGSITLHHALDGTPSILIAQPGGTFMRIKCQFDDITAEECLESSIRSNSSSSTTENISSSIDYQFLGISRMRNQNISTEILGDLQCSQYNNVENFEASQEGSTAKGKPYALATLDGTIMLVQDEVILWAIAVDHQLFALTKLDVTGNGSDDIVACSWDGETYILDQAKNSVRFHLGEAVQAFHSGYYNINLNAPDVTCFVYVNFKNTVIIYYDLPIKELTCTTFVPDLVKMSEIFRRDDQNPEEALEIVENFDRKQRRELVEYLLYNVN
- the LOC130897166 gene encoding KICSTOR complex protein ITFG2-like isoform X2 translates to MRAVTFIKRIEFEFTGNIARKALTLGDIDNDGYNELIVGNQNGVVSIFKGEEKIQTISKLNFISCVAVGDIMNQNQNVLIIITADGWCYLYAYPETSSNNTDQAVEEVDGPLQSLSVSEGTEAFRNVDVSSTPSPAYKKVKAELICIHEQRIPANTKDIVIGDIDGDGNVEMVLGLTDRVVRSYKWISNQNLSPLNISGISGQFDPSHKILGKFVAVNKWECANQIGSITLHHALDGTPSILIAQPGGTFMRIKCQFDDITAEECLESSIRSNSSSSTTENISSSIDYQFLGISRMRNQNISTEILGDLQCSQYNNVENFEASQEGSTAKGKPYALATLDGTIMLVQDEVILWAIAVDHQLFALTKLDVTGNGSDDIVACSWDGETYILDQAKNSVRFHLGEAVQAFHSGYYNINLNAPDVTCFVYVNFKNTVIIYYDLPIKELTCTTFVPDLVKMSEIFRRDDQNPEEALEIVENFDRKQRRELVEYLLYNVN
- the LOC130897166 gene encoding KICSTOR complex protein ITFG2-like isoform X1; translation: MRAVTFIKRIEFEFTGNIARKALTLGDIDNDGYNELIVGNQNGVVSIFKGEEKIQTISKLNFISCVAVGDIMNQNQNVLIIITADGWCYLYAYPETSSNNTDQAVEEVDGPLQSLSVSEGTEAFRNVDVSSTPSPAYKKVKAELICIHEQRIPANTKDIVIGDIDGDGNVEMVLGLTDRVVRSYKWISNQNLSPLNISGISGQFDPSHKILGKFVAVNKWECANQIGSITLHHALDGTPSILIAQPGGTFMRIKCQFDDITAEECLESSIRSNSSSSSTTENISSSIDYQFLGISRMRNQNISTEILGDLQCSQYNNVENFEASQEGSTAKGKPYALATLDGTIMLVQDEVILWAIAVDHQLFALTKLDVTGNGSDDIVACSWDGETYILDQAKNSVRFHLGEAVQAFHSGYYNINLNAPDVTCFVYVNFKNTVIIYYDLPIKELTCTTFVPDLVKMSEIFRRDDQNPEEALEIVENFDRKQRRELVEYLLYNVN
- the LOC130897166 gene encoding KICSTOR complex protein ITFG2-like isoform X3, coding for MRAVTFIKRIEFEFTGNIARKALTLGDIDNDGYNELIVGNQNGVVSIFKGEEKIQTISKLNFISCVAVGDIMNQNQNVLIIITADGWCYLYAYPETSSNNTDQAVEEDIVIGDIDGDGNVEMVLGLTDRVVRSYKWISNQNLSPLNISGISGQFDPSHKILGKFVAVNKWECANQIGSITLHHALDGTPSILIAQPGGTFMRIKCQFDDITAEECLESSIRSNSSSSSTTENISSSIDYQFLGISRMRNQNISTEILGDLQCSQYNNVENFEASQEGSTAKGKPYALATLDGTIMLVQDEVILWAIAVDHQLFALTKLDVTGNGSDDIVACSWDGETYILDQAKNSVRFHLGEAVQAFHSGYYNINLNAPDVTCFVYVNFKNTVIIYYDLPIKELTCTTFVPDLVKMSEIFRRDDQNPEEALEIVENFDRKQRRELVEYLLYNVN